A single genomic interval of Monodelphis domestica isolate mMonDom1 chromosome X, mMonDom1.pri, whole genome shotgun sequence harbors:
- the LOC130456194 gene encoding FMR1-interacting protein NUFIP2-like, whose product MEGRQIPLQPRVPVQRQNKRVKGNPQAQAQKESEKAMQNARKVEQEKQGTSQDPKALEFNGKHQRAEADVKGNPSIDGGTPEEVGRKALNVSEPEEKKAARAVAADKPPKAQALNKPKTPGDILNGVKAKPSGSAAHGQEDREPEKHGSASDSSYPGHKQQKPRCSLPRVGENFHLAKASMMSRVPRFPMLQQRFDNLKLTGSNHRGIRVGSPRPPIWNPRSWGASPGHSRFGHGNAQKALPAKVGLSSPKLDTWSRNKPTPPAVPKEETWGLFKQPTLFPGSNYTVPEVTYASKVKQNLHKVPKTFISSGLTSEPLPFLSPTSTLVGSPILPPSQRLTQVPGAPLRPVNLLSSENRPEQNILPFSNQPLPLETCLMKWPMPNLKSAIPKVSVSCQAMEQSFINRPPMLTTTPEDLMPNPRPSQLEAQKLREIVKNKWGLSFISEIDPDPDTAQEAAPEAHVKQPPLPDKCPTPSPLASQETAAKPTGAEPPQGCDVGKWLTPQGLGSIIKPAVLKSASTEALIPPVPGAQDDPKEADLKSTGSLMLLHTDELDSSEPFTLSLDPNLKEAEERHKWEPFDFRAAVEYHIAEMKSIWDLQKKDPKKVVIYDESLDL is encoded by the coding sequence ATGGAGGGCAGGCAGATCCCACTTCAGCCCCGGGTGCCAGTCCAGAGACAGAATAAGAGAGTCAAGGGCAAcccccaggcccaggcccagaAAGAGTCCGAAAAGGCGATGCAGAACGCCAGGAAGGTGGAGCAGGAGAAGCAGGGCACGAGCCAGGACCCCAAGGCCCTAGAGTTTAACGGCAAGCATCAGAGAGCTGAGGCCGACGTAAAGGGGAACCCCAGCATAGATGGTGGCACCCCTGAAGAGGTAGGAAGAAAAGCCTTGAACGTCAGTGAGCCTGAAGAGAAAAAGGCGGCCCGAGCGGTAGCGGCAGATAAGCCCCCCAAAGCACAGGCCCTAAATAAGCCTAAGACACCAGGAGACATTCTAAATGGAGTCAAAGCCAAGCCTTCTGGCTCTGCCGCTCATGGCCAGgaggacagagagccagagaagCACGGCAGTGCCTCTGACAGCAGCTACCCAGGGCACAAGCAGCAGAAGCCCAGATGCAGTCTCCCCCGGGTCGGGGAGAACTTCCACCTAGCAAAGGCCAGCATGATGTCCCGAGTGCCCAGGTTCCCCATGTTACAGCAGAGGTTCGACAACCTTAAGCTCACTGGCAGCAACCACAGGGGCATCAGAGTAGGCAGCCCGAGGCCTCCAATTTGGAACCCTCGGAGCTGGGGGGCAAGCCCAGGCCACAGCAGATTTGGGCACGGTAACGCCCAAAAGGCCTTGCCTGCCAAAGTGGGCCTGAGCAGCCCAAAGCTGGACACATGGTCCAGAAACAAGCCCACACCCCCCGCTGTCCCCAAAGAGGAGACCTGGGGCCTTTTCAAACAGCCAACTCTTTTTCCAGGGAGCAACTACACTGTCCCTGAAGTCACTTATGCCAGCAAGGTTAAACAAAACCTGCACAAGGTCCCCAAAACCTTCATTTCCTCGGGCTTGACTTCAGAACCATTGCCGTTTCTGTCTCCAACATCCACCTTGGTGGGCTCTCCCATCCTACCACCTAGCCAAAGGCTGACCCAAGTGCCTGGGGCTCCCCTGAGACCAGTTAATCTGCTGAGCTCTGAGAACAGGCCTGAACAGAACATCCTTCCATTCAGTAACCAGCCCCTGCCTTTGGAGACTTGTCTAATGAAGTGGCCCATGCCTAACCTTAAGTCAGCGATCCCCAAAGTGAGTGTGAGCTGCCAGGCCATGGAACAGAGCTTCATTAACCGCCCCCCCATGCTGACAACTACACCCGAGGACCTGATGCCAAACCCTCGGCCCTCCCAGCTAGAAGCCCAGAAGCTCAGGGAGATCGTCAAAAACAAATGGGGTTTATCATTCATCAGCGAGATCGACCCTGACCCCGACACTGCCCAAGAGGCCGCACCAGAGGCGCACGTCAAACAGCCTCCGCTGCCAGACAAGTGTCCCACCCCCAGCCCTCTGGCTTCCCAGGAGACCGCAGCAAAGCCCACTGGGGCTGAGCCCCCCCAAGGTTGTGATGTTGGCAAATGGCTCACCCCACAAGGCCTGGGGAGCATCATCAAGCCAGCCGTTCTGAAGAGTGCGAGCACGGAAGCCCTCATTCCCCCCGTGCCCGGTGCCCAAGATGACCCGAAGGAGGCAGACCTGAAGAGCACCGGGTCGCTCATGCTTCTCCACACTGACGAGCTAGATTCTTCCGAGCCCTTTACCTTGAGCCTCGACCCCAACTTGAAGGAAGCAGAGGAGAGGCATAAATGGGAGCCGTTCGATTTCAGGGCCGCTGTGGAATACCACATTGCCGAAATGAAATCCATCTGGGATCTGCAGAAGAAAGACCCCAAAAAAGTGGTCATTTATGACGAGTCTTTGGACTTATAA